One genomic region from Spirosoma sp. KCTC 42546 encodes:
- a CDS encoding SDR family oxidoreductase, translating to METPTDKTVLITGATSGIGRELTNLFAKDGYNLILVARSGDSLRQIADEYEQQFGIKTTIIAQDLADPKAADAIYEQTQQQGLTVNILVNDAGMGEYGKFATETDLQKELDIVQINAVSLMHLTKLYLKDMVSRNEGKILMLGSEVSVIPNPMMAVYGATKAFIKSFSEAIRNELNDTNITITVLMPGATNTDFFNKAGAAHTKGADPSKTANPADVAKEGYEALMQGKDHVVAGWMNKARVAMAHVLPDPLLAANVRKDMTPKDESDEQSKKQVPNLAVSVGLAAGVIAGLYLAYRRNNSYDTAKYRYQAWKGADSAKKSAESVGKSLKGSLKKAKTSVEDALA from the coding sequence ATGGAAACTCCAACAGACAAGACGGTTCTCATTACGGGGGCCACCAGCGGCATCGGTCGTGAACTGACCAACCTGTTTGCCAAAGACGGTTATAACCTGATTCTGGTTGCCCGTTCGGGCGATAGCCTCCGGCAAATTGCGGATGAATACGAGCAACAGTTTGGCATTAAAACAACCATTATAGCTCAGGATCTGGCGGATCCCAAGGCTGCCGATGCTATCTACGAACAAACGCAGCAACAAGGCCTTACGGTAAATATCTTGGTTAACGACGCGGGTATGGGCGAGTATGGCAAATTTGCGACCGAAACCGATTTGCAGAAAGAATTGGACATTGTGCAGATTAATGCAGTATCCCTGATGCACCTGACCAAATTGTATTTGAAGGATATGGTAAGCCGCAATGAAGGTAAAATCCTGATGCTCGGTTCCGAAGTGTCCGTCATTCCGAACCCAATGATGGCCGTTTACGGCGCAACGAAGGCGTTCATTAAATCGTTTTCGGAAGCCATTCGGAATGAACTGAACGATACCAACATCACCATTACGGTGCTGATGCCTGGGGCTACTAATACGGATTTCTTCAACAAAGCGGGTGCGGCCCATACCAAAGGTGCCGACCCTTCCAAAACGGCAAACCCAGCCGACGTGGCCAAGGAAGGCTACGAAGCGTTGATGCAGGGCAAAGACCATGTGGTAGCTGGCTGGATGAACAAGGCCCGGGTAGCTATGGCCCACGTCCTCCCCGATCCGTTACTAGCAGCCAATGTCCGAAAAGACATGACACCCAAAGACGAGTCGGATGAGCAGTCGAAAAAACAAGTACCCAACCTGGCCGTGAGTGTCGGTCTGGCAGCGGGTGTCATAGCCGGACTTTACCTGGCTTACCGCCGGAATAATTCGTATGATACGGCGAAGTACCGCTATCAGGCCTGGAAAGGGGCAGACTCCGCAAAAAAGTCAGCGGAGTCTGTCGGTAAATCGTTGAAAGGTTCGCTCAAAAAAGCCAAAACATCGGTAGAAGATGCATTAGCTTAG
- a CDS encoding PhoPQ-activated pathogenicity-related family protein produces the protein MKAYFLKTLAFLGLISISTLFSFNSSKPVDGITPSTALESYLKNGDQTFKWEVKDTYTYGDITAYEVLLTSQKWREHTWKHQLTVLVPKEIKYDGALLFITGGSVKEGEPNWNKREDGFNRAISTLASKNNAIAAVLRQTPNQPLYGNLTEDALISYTLHQFKKDGDYSWPLLFPMVKSAVRAMDAVQALAKETLHKDVNRFVVSGASKRGWTTWLTGASDKRVTAIAPMVIDILNMPVNLDYQIKSWNKYSEQIEDYVKIGIPQSANTKEGTAINEMIDPYSYRKKLTMPKMLFMGTNDEYWTVDAVKHYIGQIPGENYIHYVPNVGHDLGDKRQALEALNAFFGTTLAKQPYPACTWAVSTTKKGVDITVKATSDKLEDVTVWSANSTDMIFQDEKWEGKSLGIKNKSTFSVNELYPASGYRAFYVDLKYKAPTGGTYTESTRMFLTDNDEIFLK, from the coding sequence ATGAAAGCCTATTTCCTAAAAACCCTTGCCTTTCTTGGCCTTATCAGTATCAGTACGCTTTTTTCATTTAATTCTTCCAAACCAGTGGACGGTATCACCCCATCAACGGCATTGGAAAGCTATTTAAAAAATGGTGATCAGACGTTTAAATGGGAGGTAAAAGACACCTACACCTATGGCGACATTACGGCCTACGAGGTATTGCTGACGTCCCAAAAATGGCGGGAACATACCTGGAAGCACCAACTGACGGTACTCGTTCCGAAGGAAATCAAGTACGACGGTGCGCTGCTGTTTATTACTGGTGGTTCTGTTAAAGAAGGCGAGCCAAACTGGAACAAACGGGAAGATGGATTTAACCGGGCAATCAGTACGCTGGCCAGCAAGAACAACGCTATTGCAGCCGTACTGCGGCAAACACCCAACCAGCCGTTGTATGGCAATCTGACCGAAGATGCCCTGATTTCGTATACCCTGCATCAGTTTAAAAAAGATGGCGATTATTCCTGGCCGCTGCTGTTTCCGATGGTGAAGAGTGCCGTTCGGGCAATGGATGCGGTGCAGGCATTAGCCAAAGAAACGCTGCATAAAGACGTTAATCGGTTTGTTGTGTCGGGTGCTTCCAAGCGTGGCTGGACTACCTGGCTCACGGGGGCGAGTGATAAACGGGTTACGGCCATTGCGCCTATGGTGATCGATATTCTGAATATGCCGGTCAATCTGGATTATCAAATTAAGAGCTGGAATAAGTACAGTGAACAGATTGAAGATTATGTAAAAATCGGTATTCCGCAGAGCGCTAACACCAAAGAAGGAACTGCCATCAATGAAATGATTGACCCTTATTCGTACCGGAAAAAATTAACCATGCCCAAAATGTTGTTCATGGGTACCAATGATGAATACTGGACGGTTGATGCCGTTAAACACTACATTGGCCAGATACCGGGCGAGAACTACATCCATTACGTGCCCAATGTTGGTCATGACCTGGGCGATAAGCGGCAGGCACTGGAAGCATTAAACGCTTTTTTCGGAACTACCTTAGCTAAACAACCCTACCCGGCCTGTACATGGGCCGTATCGACTACGAAGAAAGGGGTAGACATCACAGTAAAAGCAACGTCCGATAAGCTGGAAGATGTTACGGTCTGGTCGGCGAATTCGACGGATATGATTTTTCAGGACGAAAAATGGGAAGGTAAAAGCTTGGGTATCAAGAATAAATCTACCTTTTCTGTCAATGAATTGTATCCGGCATCGGGTTATCGGGCGTTTTACGTCGACCTAAAATATAAAGCCCCAACCGGCGGAACCTACACCGAAAGTACCCGGATGTTCCTGACCGATAATGACGAGATTTTCCTGAAGTAA